The following proteins are co-located in the Haloplanus sp. HW8-1 genome:
- the msrB gene encoding peptide-methionine (R)-S-oxide reductase MsrB — MAENDRSLADLSDDEWRDRLSDDEYHVLRERGTEPKFSGDYLDREDDGAYTCAGCGAALFDADTKFGSGTGWPSFYDAVEGAVELETDTRHGMQRTEVVCARCGGHLGHVFEDGPEPTGERYCINSVALDFDPED; from the coding sequence ATGGCCGAAAACGACCGATCCCTCGCGGACCTCTCGGACGACGAGTGGCGCGACCGACTGAGCGACGACGAGTATCACGTCCTCCGCGAGCGCGGGACGGAGCCCAAGTTCAGCGGCGACTATCTCGACCGCGAGGACGACGGGGCCTACACCTGTGCGGGGTGTGGGGCGGCCCTCTTCGACGCCGACACCAAGTTCGGCTCCGGTACCGGGTGGCCGAGCTTCTACGACGCCGTTGAGGGGGCCGTGGAACTCGAGACGGACACCCGGCACGGCATGCAGCGAACGGAGGTCGTCTGTGCCCGGTGTGGCGGCCACCTCGGGCACGTCTTCGAGGACGGCCCGGAGCCGACGGGCGAACGCTACTGCATCAACTCCGTCGCCCTCGATTTCGACCCCGAGGACTGA
- a CDS encoding zinc-binding dehydrogenase, whose protein sequence is MQAVHFAEHGDAGVIEYGEVPDPEVDRGEVRVDVKAGALNHLDVWTRQGLPGIDLAMPHVPGSDAAGVVREVGADVTRFSPGDRVAVTAGVACGDCEFCRHGDPSMCVSFHIIGEHVPGVHAEEIAVPEANLVPVPEGVDWTVAGSASLVFGTAWRMLVDRADIDPGESVLVLGASGGVGHAAVQIAADAGADVFATASTEDKLAAAAELGAAHTIDYEREDFASEIRSLTDGRGVDVVVDHVGAATWGDSLRSLAKGGRLVTCGATTGPNPETDINRIFWNQLEVIGSTMATPGQVDDVLERVWDGTFEPRIREVLPMSEAGRAHRLLEDREGFGKVVVVPDSER, encoded by the coding sequence ATGCAAGCGGTCCACTTCGCGGAACACGGCGATGCCGGCGTCATCGAGTACGGCGAGGTCCCCGACCCCGAGGTCGACCGGGGAGAGGTGCGCGTCGACGTGAAGGCGGGGGCGCTCAACCACCTCGACGTGTGGACACGCCAGGGGCTCCCCGGTATCGATCTGGCGATGCCCCACGTTCCGGGGAGCGACGCGGCGGGCGTCGTCCGCGAGGTGGGTGCGGACGTGACCCGCTTTTCGCCGGGCGATCGCGTCGCCGTGACGGCCGGCGTCGCCTGCGGTGACTGCGAGTTCTGCCGTCACGGCGATCCCTCCATGTGCGTCTCCTTTCACATCATCGGCGAACACGTCCCCGGCGTTCACGCCGAGGAGATCGCGGTCCCCGAGGCCAACCTCGTTCCCGTCCCCGAGGGCGTCGACTGGACGGTCGCGGGGTCGGCCTCGCTCGTGTTCGGCACCGCGTGGCGGATGCTGGTCGACCGCGCCGACATCGACCCCGGCGAGTCCGTCCTCGTCCTCGGCGCCTCCGGCGGCGTCGGGCACGCGGCCGTCCAGATCGCCGCCGACGCCGGTGCCGACGTGTTCGCCACCGCCAGCACCGAGGACAAACTCGCGGCCGCGGCCGAACTCGGCGCCGCCCACACCATCGACTACGAACGCGAGGACTTCGCGAGCGAGATCCGCTCGCTGACCGACGGCCGCGGCGTCGACGTCGTCGTCGATCACGTCGGCGCCGCGACCTGGGGGGACTCCCTGCGGAGTCTCGCGAAGGGCGGCCGCCTCGTCACCTGCGGGGCCACCACCGGCCCGAACCCGGAGACGGACATCAACCGCATCTTCTGGAACCAACTGGAGGTGATCGGATCGACGATGGCCACGCCCGGCCAGGTCGACGACGTCCTCGAACGCGTCTGGGACGGCACCTTCGAGCCACGGATCCGCGAGGTGCTCCCGATGAGCGAGGCCGGCCGCGCTCACCGACTCCTGGAGGACCGCGAGGGGTTCGGCAAAGTCGTGGTCGTTCCCGACAGTGAGCGCTGA
- a CDS encoding LeuA family protein encodes MAVTLRDVTIREGTQMPGRNYDVESRIAAGRALDRLGVDAVQAGFPAVGETDREAIRRLAGDDDLDADVVGIARATTGDVAAALDAEADVIEVFVPTSDRHLEHVLGTDREAALSMAGEALDRAREGGAGVHLTLVDGFRTDPDHLADVFDAFPAVPTITVADTVGARTPDRVRDHVEDLLDRGVDGDRLGVHFHDDLGVATANTLAAAGAGATTADVSVAALGERAGNAALERVVVADAVDGDGAVAVDRESLLPACRAVLNALDESVDPRTPVLGEAVTTHESGIHTAAMLRDPGTFEPFDPATFGGERRLVFGAGSGRGSARALLERAGVDPTDDRVSRLLDLLAERGPLDAEAATALAAETF; translated from the coding sequence ATGGCGGTTACGCTCCGCGACGTGACGATCCGCGAGGGGACACAGATGCCCGGACGGAACTACGACGTCGAGAGCCGGATCGCGGCCGGGCGAGCACTCGACCGACTCGGCGTCGACGCCGTGCAGGCGGGCTTTCCGGCCGTCGGCGAGACGGACCGCGAGGCGATCCGCCGACTCGCCGGCGACGACGACCTGGACGCCGACGTCGTCGGCATCGCTCGCGCCACGACCGGCGACGTGGCGGCCGCCCTCGACGCCGAGGCGGACGTGATCGAGGTGTTCGTCCCCACGTCCGACCGTCACCTCGAACACGTCCTCGGGACGGACCGCGAGGCGGCGCTGTCGATGGCTGGCGAGGCGCTCGACCGCGCCCGCGAGGGCGGGGCGGGGGTCCACCTCACGCTCGTCGACGGCTTCCGGACCGACCCCGACCACCTCGCCGACGTCTTCGACGCCTTCCCCGCGGTCCCGACGATCACCGTGGCCGACACGGTGGGCGCACGGACGCCCGACCGGGTGCGTGACCACGTCGAGGATCTGTTGGATCGGGGCGTCGACGGCGACCGACTGGGCGTCCACTTCCACGACGACCTCGGGGTGGCGACGGCGAACACGCTGGCGGCGGCCGGCGCGGGCGCGACGACGGCGGACGTGAGCGTCGCCGCCCTCGGCGAACGGGCGGGCAACGCGGCGCTCGAACGGGTGGTGGTGGCCGACGCCGTCGACGGGGACGGCGCGGTGGCCGTCGACCGCGAGTCGCTGCTCCCGGCGTGTCGGGCGGTCCTCAACGCGCTCGACGAGTCGGTCGATCCGCGGACGCCCGTCCTCGGCGAGGCGGTGACGACCCACGAGTCGGGCATCCACACCGCGGCGATGCTCCGCGATCCGGGCACGTTCGAACCGTTCGACCCCGCCACGTTCGGCGGCGAGCGACGTCTCGTCTTCGGGGCGGGGAGCGGCCGCGGGAGCGCCCGCGCCCTCCTCGAACGGGCGGGGGTCGACCCGACCGACGACCGGGTATCTCGACTGCTCGATCTGCTGGCAGAGCGGGGGCCGCTGGACGCGGAGGCCGCGACGGCGCTCGCCGCCGAGACGTTCTGA
- a CDS encoding lycopene cyclase domain-containing protein, producing the protein MAIARHGSGPRATLGAVASQVHPVFMAPPLAASGFGAVLGGVVSPRLAFLHLGVAFAALYTAHVKDGLVDFHRRGEDDDHPLTRRGCHLTLAGSTTLFFAGLAALSVLVDPVAALLALPGWLVAVFHAPQLDTNPVGATLGYPAGIGFALLGGYYVQTRTLSAAVLAFAVVFVVVLAGIKVIDDATDYDYDRSVDKRTVAVVLGRDGARRLAAALMGAGMAAVLALSATGVVPRGSALATVPFVAVALVARRADAELATMLLVRASYLFFALLVAAVWVRPLSGVSSPDITVLGPYTYLATELLWGTVAVALVVRAGAVRAAVRTTLVLYPFAYVWDWYTLTVGVFAIPMRTGIDLLGIPVEEHLFMLIVPTMVVGVHETLCGLDD; encoded by the coding sequence ATGGCCATCGCCCGCCACGGGTCCGGCCCGCGCGCGACCCTCGGCGCCGTCGCCTCGCAGGTTCACCCCGTGTTCATGGCTCCGCCGCTCGCCGCCTCGGGGTTCGGCGCCGTCCTCGGTGGGGTCGTCTCGCCGCGGCTGGCCTTCCTCCACCTCGGCGTCGCCTTCGCCGCGCTCTACACCGCCCACGTCAAGGACGGCCTCGTCGACTTCCACCGCCGCGGCGAGGACGACGACCACCCGCTGACCCGGCGGGGGTGTCACCTGACGCTCGCCGGATCGACGACGCTGTTTTTCGCCGGTCTCGCCGCCCTCTCGGTCCTCGTCGACCCCGTCGCCGCCCTCCTCGCCCTCCCGGGATGGCTGGTCGCGGTCTTCCACGCGCCGCAACTGGATACGAACCCCGTCGGCGCCACCCTCGGCTACCCCGCCGGCATCGGCTTTGCCCTCCTCGGTGGCTACTACGTCCAGACGCGGACGCTCTCCGCGGCCGTCCTCGCGTTCGCCGTCGTCTTCGTCGTCGTCCTCGCCGGGATCAAGGTGATCGACGACGCGACCGACTACGACTACGACCGCTCGGTCGACAAGCGGACCGTGGCGGTCGTGCTCGGCCGTGACGGGGCCCGGAGACTCGCGGCCGCCCTCATGGGTGCGGGAATGGCCGCCGTCCTCGCGCTCTCGGCCACCGGCGTCGTCCCGCGTGGCTCGGCGCTCGCGACGGTTCCTTTCGTCGCTGTCGCCCTCGTCGCCCGCCGGGCCGACGCCGAACTCGCGACGATGTTGCTGGTTCGGGCGTCCTATCTCTTTTTCGCCCTGCTCGTCGCCGCCGTCTGGGTCCGGCCGCTCTCCGGGGTTTCGTCCCCCGACATCACCGTCCTCGGTCCGTACACATACCTCGCGACCGAACTGCTGTGGGGGACGGTCGCCGTCGCGTTGGTGGTTCGAGCGGGCGCGGTCCGGGCCGCAGTACGGACGACGCTCGTGCTGTACCCCTTCGCCTACGTCTGGGACTGGTATACCCTGACAGTCGGCGTGTTCGCGATTCCGATGCGGACCGGGATCGATCTGCTCGGGATCCCGGTGGAGGAACACCTGTTCATGTTGATCGTGCCGACGATGGTCGTCGGTGTTCACGAGACGCTGTGCGGGCTGGACGACTAG
- a CDS encoding CaiB/BaiF CoA transferase family protein gives MTTARERDGPLDGLRVVDCSDMIAGGFATTQLADFGADVIKVEHPDESDPLREWPPYDAGEEPRSSDDRGVSLWWKSIGRNKRCVTLDLSTPEGSALLLDLIADADVLFENFRPGTMERWGLGPERLRKENPGLIVVRQSGYGQTGPRAEKPGFGTVAEGITNWAHVNGFPDSKPLLPPISLADLTAATFAVQGVMFAVFERDVGRGGSGEGQVIDMSLYEPLFRLFLSEVEAYDRLGEVRERIGNHHENAAPRNVYETADGYLTLSASAQSIFENVADAIGRPDLVDDPRFADNERRVEHADELDGIIESWTRERTTEEAMAEMEAADAIVGPVYDMADIFEDEQYAARNDIVEVEDPDLGSLKTAAPVPRFSRTPGTVDHAGPRHGQHNDEVYLEDVGLDEAEYDRLRDAGVI, from the coding sequence ATGACGACCGCACGCGAACGGGACGGACCGCTCGATGGCCTGCGGGTGGTCGACTGCTCGGACATGATCGCCGGCGGGTTCGCCACGACGCAGTTGGCCGACTTCGGCGCCGACGTCATCAAGGTCGAACATCCCGACGAGAGCGATCCGCTCCGGGAGTGGCCGCCCTACGACGCGGGCGAGGAGCCACGCTCCTCGGACGACCGGGGCGTGTCGCTGTGGTGGAAGTCGATCGGCCGGAACAAGCGGTGTGTCACGCTAGATCTGAGCACCCCGGAGGGGAGTGCCCTCCTCCTCGATCTGATCGCGGACGCGGACGTCCTCTTCGAGAACTTCCGCCCGGGGACGATGGAGCGCTGGGGGCTGGGTCCCGAGCGTCTCCGCAAGGAGAACCCGGGACTGATCGTCGTCCGACAGTCGGGGTACGGGCAGACGGGACCGCGGGCGGAGAAACCCGGGTTCGGAACCGTCGCCGAGGGCATCACGAACTGGGCACACGTCAACGGCTTCCCCGACAGCAAACCCCTCCTGCCGCCGATCAGCCTCGCGGATCTCACCGCCGCGACCTTCGCGGTGCAGGGTGTCATGTTCGCCGTCTTCGAACGCGACGTGGGGCGTGGCGGGAGCGGCGAAGGCCAGGTGATCGACATGAGCCTCTACGAACCGCTCTTCCGGCTCTTTCTCTCGGAGGTCGAGGCTTACGACCGACTGGGGGAGGTGCGCGAGCGGATCGGCAACCACCACGAGAACGCGGCGCCGCGGAACGTCTACGAGACGGCCGACGGCTACCTGACCCTGTCGGCCTCGGCCCAGTCCATCTTCGAGAACGTCGCCGACGCCATCGGCCGTCCGGACCTCGTCGACGACCCGCGGTTCGCCGACAACGAACGCCGCGTCGAACACGCCGACGAACTCGACGGAATTATCGAGTCGTGGACACGAGAGCGCACCACCGAGGAGGCGATGGCGGAGATGGAGGCCGCCGATGCCATCGTCGGCCCCGTCTACGACATGGCCGACATCTTCGAGGACGAACAGTACGCGGCCCGAAACGACATCGTCGAGGTGGAGGATCCGGACCTCGGGAGCCTGAAGACCGCGGCGCCGGTCCCGCGCTTCTCCCGGACGCCGGGGACCGTCGACCACGCCGGGCCGCGACACGGTCAGCACAACGACGAGGTGTATCTGGAAGACGTGGGCCTCGACGAGGCCGAGTACGACCGCCTCCGTGACGCGGGCGTGATCTGA
- a CDS encoding translation initiation factor IF-2 subunit beta, which translates to MNYDSALDRAYDTLPERTREAGDRLQVPDPVGQTDGAFTRLTNLGDIADALDREPEHLHRSIQRELGTNGQFDGDRARYNGSFTADEFDAAIDAYVTEYVTCTECGLPDTNLVREDGVDMLRCTACGAFRPVAKRPKQSSNADQPTLEEGKTYQFQITGTGRKGDGVAERGKYTVFVPGAQEGQVVEAYIENISGTLAFAQLA; encoded by the coding sequence ATGAACTACGATTCTGCGCTCGACCGTGCCTACGACACGCTGCCGGAGCGAACGCGCGAGGCGGGCGACCGCCTGCAGGTGCCCGATCCGGTCGGACAGACCGACGGGGCCTTCACCCGGCTGACGAATCTCGGCGACATCGCCGACGCGCTGGACCGAGAGCCCGAACATCTCCACCGGTCGATCCAGCGGGAACTCGGGACCAACGGGCAGTTCGACGGGGACCGCGCGCGATACAACGGCTCGTTCACCGCCGACGAGTTCGACGCCGCCATCGACGCCTACGTCACGGAGTACGTGACGTGTACGGAGTGTGGGCTTCCGGACACCAACCTCGTCCGCGAGGACGGCGTCGACATGCTCCGCTGTACGGCCTGTGGGGCGTTCCGTCCGGTCGCCAAGCGGCCGAAACAGAGTTCGAACGCCGACCAGCCGACCCTGGAGGAGGGCAAGACCTACCAGTTCCAGATCACGGGCACCGGCCGAAAGGGCGACGGCGTCGCCGAACGCGGCAAGTACACCGTCTTCGTTCCCGGCGCGCAAGAGGGCCAGGTCGTCGAGGCGTACATCGAGAACATCAGCGGGACGCTCGCGTTCGCGCAGTTGGCCTGA
- the ilvD gene encoding dihydroxy-acid dehydratase: MSQQEPEREEPYAGSKDPELRSSEVTEGRDRAPHRSMFRAMGFTDEDLESPMVGVPNPAADVTPCNVHLDEVAESAIEGIDEAGGMPIEFGTITISDAISMGTEGMKSSLISREVIADSVELVSFGERMDALVTVGGCDKNMPGMMMAAIRTDLPSVFLYGGSIMPGEHEGREVTIQNVFEGVGAVADGEMSDDELDTLERNACPGAGSCGGMFTANTMASISEAIGFAPLGSASPPAEDESRYEVARETGELVVDVIEERRKPSDFLSTESFENAIALQVAVGGSTNAVLHLLAMAAEAGIDLDIEDFNRISARTPKIANLQPGGERVMNDLHEVGGVPVVLRELLEADLLHGDALTVTGETVAEALDRYDPPAVADLDVDFLHTVDDPIHERGAIRILTGNLAPEGAVIKITGEDHLHHEGPVRVFEEEKNAMEYVQEGHVESGDVICIRNEGPRGGPGMREMLGVTSAVAGQGHAEDVALFTDGRFSGATRGFSIGHVAPEAFVGGPIAALEDGDVVTIDIDDLELSVDLSDDELAARLEGYDPDPAYTSGVLAKYGTMFGSAANGAVTDPGAKRD, from the coding sequence ATGAGTCAACAGGAACCAGAGCGAGAGGAACCCTACGCCGGGAGCAAGGACCCCGAACTCCGGAGCAGCGAAGTGACCGAGGGACGGGACCGCGCCCCGCACCGGTCGATGTTCCGCGCGATGGGCTTTACCGACGAGGACCTCGAATCGCCGATGGTCGGCGTTCCCAACCCCGCCGCGGACGTCACGCCCTGTAACGTCCACCTCGACGAGGTGGCCGAATCGGCCATCGAGGGCATCGACGAGGCGGGCGGCATGCCGATCGAGTTCGGCACGATCACCATCTCCGACGCCATCTCGATGGGAACCGAGGGCATGAAATCCTCGCTGATCTCCCGCGAGGTCATCGCGGACTCGGTCGAACTCGTCTCCTTCGGCGAGCGCATGGACGCCCTCGTCACGGTCGGTGGCTGTGACAAGAACATGCCCGGCATGATGATGGCCGCCATCCGGACCGACCTGCCCTCCGTGTTCCTCTACGGCGGGTCGATCATGCCCGGCGAACACGAGGGGCGGGAGGTCACCATCCAGAACGTCTTCGAGGGTGTCGGCGCCGTCGCCGACGGCGAGATGTCCGACGACGAACTCGACACGCTCGAACGGAACGCCTGTCCCGGTGCGGGCTCCTGTGGCGGGATGTTCACCGCCAACACGATGGCGTCGATCAGCGAGGCCATCGGCTTCGCGCCGCTCGGGTCCGCCTCGCCCCCGGCGGAGGACGAATCGCGCTACGAGGTGGCCCGCGAGACTGGCGAACTCGTCGTCGACGTGATCGAGGAACGGCGCAAGCCCTCCGATTTCCTCTCGACGGAATCCTTCGAGAACGCCATCGCGCTCCAGGTCGCGGTGGGTGGCTCGACCAACGCCGTCCTCCACCTGCTGGCGATGGCGGCCGAGGCCGGGATCGACCTCGACATCGAGGACTTCAACCGCATCAGCGCCCGGACGCCCAAGATCGCCAACCTCCAGCCCGGCGGCGAGCGGGTGATGAACGACCTCCACGAGGTGGGCGGCGTGCCGGTCGTCCTGCGGGAACTGCTGGAGGCCGACCTGCTCCACGGCGACGCCCTCACCGTGACGGGCGAGACGGTGGCCGAAGCCCTCGACCGGTACGACCCGCCCGCCGTCGCGGATCTGGACGTCGACTTCCTGCACACCGTCGACGATCCGATCCACGAGCGTGGCGCCATCCGCATCCTCACCGGCAACCTCGCCCCCGAGGGCGCGGTCATCAAGATCACCGGCGAGGACCACCTCCACCACGAGGGGCCGGTGCGGGTGTTCGAAGAGGAGAAAAACGCCATGGAGTACGTCCAGGAGGGTCACGTCGAGTCCGGGGACGTCATCTGCATCCGGAACGAGGGACCGCGCGGCGGCCCCGGGATGCGCGAGATGCTCGGCGTCACCTCCGCCGTCGCCGGGCAGGGCCACGCCGAGGACGTCGCGCTCTTTACCGACGGTCGGTTCTCCGGGGCGACGCGTGGCTTCTCGATCGGCCACGTCGCGCCCGAGGCGTTCGTCGGCGGGCCCATCGCCGCGCTCGAAGACGGCGACGTGGTGACCATCGACATCGACGATCTCGAACTCTCGGTCGACCTCTCCGACGACGAACTGGCGGCGCGGCTCGAGGGCTACGACCCCGACCCGGCCTACACGTCCGGCGTGCTGGCGAAGTACGGGACGATGTTCGGTTCGGCGGCCAACGGTGCGGTGACGGACCCCGGCGCGAAGCGGGACTGA
- a CDS encoding universal stress protein, producing the protein MEPKSVKVYAQKRPLTMYEDILVPTDGSESMDAVVEHAADIAAGRDATVHVLYVIDDRSFLTLQDGMKADVADELRAEGETATTSVAGQLEREGLTVRTEIRKGNPADEVLAYADDAGIDLIVMGTHGADYQRNMLGSVSQKVVTMSDVPVLTVNIAEQGER; encoded by the coding sequence GTGGAACCGAAAAGCGTGAAGGTGTACGCGCAGAAGCGACCGTTGACGATGTACGAGGACATCCTGGTCCCGACGGACGGGAGCGAGTCGATGGACGCGGTCGTCGAACACGCGGCCGACATCGCGGCGGGGCGTGACGCGACGGTCCACGTGCTGTACGTTATCGACGATCGGTCGTTCCTGACCCTACAGGACGGCATGAAAGCCGACGTCGCCGACGAACTCCGGGCGGAAGGCGAGACCGCCACCACGTCGGTGGCGGGGCAGCTCGAACGCGAGGGGCTCACCGTCCGGACGGAGATCCGGAAGGGCAACCCCGCCGACGAGGTGCTCGCGTACGCGGACGACGCGGGGATCGACCTCATCGTGATGGGGACCCACGGGGCCGACTACCAGCGGAACATGCTCGGGAGCGTCTCACAGAAGGTCGTGACGATGTCCGACGTTCCGGTGCTGACCGTCAACATCGCCGAGCAAGGGGAGCGGTAG
- a CDS encoding DUF5802 family protein, with protein sequence MFEEFSAGYYLGRLYVQPHDGDHAVIHRTDHERMNERLYTTGEGVERLDAPLVMKLDGKHFPVLGEEGVPSGTLGLPPSVTETDLPDRCEVFLAKPDRAAELLRYAGYGSDGVTDEAV encoded by the coding sequence ATGTTCGAAGAGTTCTCCGCCGGCTACTACCTGGGACGGCTGTACGTCCAGCCGCACGACGGCGACCACGCCGTCATCCACCGGACGGATCACGAACGGATGAACGAACGCCTCTACACCACCGGCGAGGGCGTCGAGCGACTCGACGCCCCGCTCGTGATGAAACTCGACGGGAAACACTTCCCGGTCCTCGGGGAGGAGGGCGTCCCCTCCGGGACGCTCGGACTCCCGCCGAGCGTGACCGAGACCGACCTCCCGGACCGGTGTGAGGTGTTCCTCGCCAAACCCGACCGCGCCGCCGAACTCCTTCGGTATGCGGGGTACGGCTCCGACGGCGTGACCGACGAAGCCGTCTGA
- a CDS encoding fumarylacetoacetate hydrolase family protein, protein MRLARISTPRGPLTGEYDDGVVHADGDTYVVGDDGHLMAPCDPAAIFCTGRNFGAKISQMGEGDLPDRPDWFVKPPHALHPPAQPVEYPDWVSSFTYAGELAAVIDERCHDVGVDEVADHLRGYTVLNDLDAYDQDRRTARKAFDGSAPLGPWIETDVTPDGMAMETVISGERRQSATTDEMLFSPPEIVAFLSERYTFRPGDVISFGSPANPGLLERGDTIEITYEGVGTLRNTIE, encoded by the coding sequence ATGCGACTGGCGCGCATCTCCACCCCCAGGGGTCCGCTCACCGGCGAATACGACGACGGCGTCGTCCACGCCGACGGCGACACCTACGTCGTCGGCGACGACGGACACCTCATGGCGCCCTGTGATCCGGCGGCCATCTTCTGTACGGGCCGGAACTTCGGCGCGAAGATCAGCCAGATGGGCGAGGGCGACTTGCCCGACCGCCCGGACTGGTTCGTCAAGCCACCGCACGCGCTGCACCCGCCCGCCCAGCCCGTCGAGTATCCCGACTGGGTGAGTTCGTTCACCTACGCGGGCGAACTCGCGGCGGTGATCGACGAGCGATGCCACGACGTCGGTGTCGACGAAGTCGCGGACCACCTCCGAGGGTACACCGTCCTCAACGACCTCGACGCGTACGATCAGGACCGCCGGACGGCCCGCAAGGCCTTCGACGGGTCGGCGCCGCTGGGGCCGTGGATCGAGACGGACGTGACCCCCGACGGAATGGCGATGGAGACGGTCATCTCGGGCGAACGGCGACAGTCGGCGACCACCGACGAGATGCTCTTCTCGCCGCCGGAGATCGTCGCCTTCCTCTCGGAGCGATACACCTTCCGCCCGGGTGACGTGATCTCGTTCGGCAGTCCGGCCAACCCCGGGCTCCTGGAACGTGGCGACACGATCGAGATCACCTACGAGGGTGTCGGCACGCTCCGGAACACGATCGAGTAG
- a CDS encoding DUF7385 family protein produces MADALDLSGGFDVHDYRSSLKLHTQDGSSMYLENREGLACPACGRPFERLFVSDDDRVTFGNPPDSPFCLARTAEQLLLLTH; encoded by the coding sequence ATGGCCGACGCCCTCGACCTGTCCGGTGGCTTCGACGTCCACGACTACCGGTCGAGTCTGAAACTCCACACGCAGGACGGCTCGTCGATGTATCTGGAGAACCGGGAAGGCCTGGCGTGTCCGGCCTGTGGCCGGCCGTTCGAACGACTCTTCGTCTCCGACGACGACCGGGTCACCTTCGGAAATCCACCCGATTCCCCGTTCTGTCTCGCGCGGACGGCCGAGCAGTTGCTCCTCCTGACACACTGA
- a CDS encoding MogA/MoaB family molybdenum cofactor biosynthesis protein codes for MADDHHHEGEDREHDHGGEGHEHHGDHAHHHHDVETLGAAVMTVSTSRTLDDDPAGDTIAAAFTDAGHEVVTRELIPDDYDRVQATLSNLAGRGDVDVVVSTGGTGVTPDDVTVEAARPLFGKSLPGFGELFRRLSYDEIGTKVVGTRAVAGIADGTPVFCLPGSENAALLGAEEIVVPEAGHLSGLASRDEG; via the coding sequence ATGGCCGACGATCACCACCACGAGGGCGAGGACCGCGAACACGACCACGGGGGCGAGGGCCACGAACACCACGGGGACCACGCCCACCACCACCACGACGTCGAGACGCTCGGTGCCGCCGTCATGACCGTCTCCACATCGCGGACGCTCGACGACGACCCGGCGGGCGACACCATCGCCGCGGCGTTCACCGACGCGGGCCACGAGGTCGTCACTCGGGAACTCATCCCCGACGACTACGACCGCGTTCAGGCGACGCTTTCGAACCTCGCGGGACGGGGGGACGTCGACGTCGTCGTGAGTACCGGCGGGACAGGCGTGACGCCGGACGACGTGACCGTCGAGGCGGCCCGGCCGCTGTTCGGGAAGTCGTTGCCGGGCTTCGGCGAACTGTTCCGGCGCCTCTCCTACGACGAAATCGGGACGAAAGTCGTGGGGACGCGGGCCGTCGCGGGAATCGCCGACGGGACGCCGGTGTTCTGTCTGCCGGGCAGCGAGAACGCGGCACTGCTCGGCGCCGAGGAGATCGTCGTCCCCGAGGCCGGCCACCTCTCGGGGCTGGCGAGTCGGGACGAAGGGTGA